From Algoriphagus sp. NG3, the proteins below share one genomic window:
- a CDS encoding FecR family protein, producing MEKQFENIEDFLADSSFRHWVIHEKEIRSLYWDAWLKANPDKADVLHEAKELVWAMEGNTPEMEEESEDRIWDTIVSNMEDEGSLESSEPQVPDKVILTEETKPVRTLLTFPSLRIAMILIISGIGAFMVHQAGTLFMDTPKSLSEVPGEQWVTKVAEKGEKKRIQLPDGSVVTMNSDSRLTYKSGFGELHRELDLTGEAYFEVSPDSLLPFRVQSKSLHIIALGTSFTISSFPGKSKEEVKLFTGKVSVAHQIEEESLPDTIFLTPGEEAVWSNQDLKKGLFDPEKSLLWTKGILHFDETPFQDVVEILERWYGVEITVLGNETTKNKVSGEFSKENLENVLRSIAYTSSFEFQINDKKVMIEMK from the coding sequence TTGGAAAAGCAATTTGAAAATATAGAAGACTTTTTGGCTGACAGCTCCTTCCGACACTGGGTTATCCATGAAAAAGAAATTCGGAGCCTCTACTGGGATGCTTGGCTTAAAGCAAATCCGGACAAGGCGGATGTATTGCATGAAGCTAAGGAACTGGTGTGGGCAATGGAAGGAAATACTCCCGAAATGGAAGAGGAATCGGAGGATAGGATTTGGGACACTATAGTTTCTAATATGGAAGACGAAGGTAGTTTGGAAAGTAGTGAACCCCAAGTGCCTGATAAGGTCATCCTAACAGAAGAAACAAAACCAGTCCGGACTTTGCTTACTTTTCCTTCTCTGAGGATAGCCATGATTCTGATTATTTCCGGAATTGGTGCATTTATGGTTCATCAGGCGGGTACACTGTTTATGGACACTCCAAAATCCCTGAGCGAAGTCCCAGGGGAACAATGGGTGACAAAAGTTGCTGAGAAAGGGGAGAAGAAGAGAATCCAATTGCCGGATGGTAGTGTAGTTACTATGAATTCGGATAGCAGATTGACTTACAAAAGCGGTTTTGGGGAGCTACATAGAGAGTTGGACTTGACAGGGGAGGCCTACTTTGAAGTAAGCCCTGACAGCTTATTGCCATTCCGTGTTCAAAGTAAAAGCCTGCACATAATCGCCCTGGGTACATCATTTACCATAAGTTCCTTTCCGGGTAAGAGTAAGGAAGAGGTGAAATTATTCACTGGAAAAGTGTCGGTAGCGCATCAGATCGAAGAAGAATCCCTTCCTGATACTATTTTCCTGACACCTGGGGAGGAAGCTGTATGGAGCAATCAGGATTTGAAGAAGGGGCTGTTTGATCCTGAAAAGTCACTCTTGTGGACTAAAGGCATTTTGCATTTTGACGAAACCCCATTTCAGGATGTTGTGGAGATTTTGGAGCGCTGGTATGGAGTGGAGATCACTGTTTTGGGAAATGAAACCACTAAAAATAAAGTATCAGGGGAATTCAGCAAGGAAAACCTTGAGAATGTACTGAGGAGTATCGCTTATACTTCATCCTTTGAATTCCAGATCAATGATAAGAAAGTAATGATAGAGATGAAGTAG
- a CDS encoding sigma-70 family RNA polymerase sigma factor, translating into MDYKTLKDAQLWTLISSGDREAFGFVFKAITKDLFKYGCKFTRNKSLIEDVIQDIFIGLWNTRHKAKIEKSIKSYAVTAFRRELIRRLSAERKIEGLEGCSDDYFVQLSHMELNFQNQEIYHADNELHEAIRQLTSRQREAIYLKYFVELSYEEIAIALDMQVPSLYNLIMKAMKSLKSILKKETLILNVK; encoded by the coding sequence ATGGATTATAAAACCTTAAAGGATGCGCAACTTTGGACATTGATTTCATCCGGAGACCGGGAAGCATTTGGTTTTGTGTTCAAGGCAATAACCAAGGATCTATTTAAGTATGGATGCAAGTTCACACGGAACAAATCACTGATAGAGGATGTAATCCAGGATATATTCATAGGCTTGTGGAACACCCGCCATAAAGCAAAAATTGAAAAATCCATCAAGTCATATGCAGTCACTGCATTCAGAAGAGAATTGATCAGGAGATTATCTGCGGAAAGAAAAATCGAAGGGCTGGAAGGTTGTTCCGATGATTATTTTGTGCAGTTGTCGCATATGGAACTGAATTTCCAAAATCAAGAAATTTACCATGCCGACAATGAGCTTCATGAAGCTATCAGACAATTGACTTCCAGGCAGCGGGAAGCGATTTATCTCAAATATTTCGTGGAATTGAGTTATGAAGAGATCGCCATAGCTTTGGACATGCAGGTACCTTCTCTTTATAATCTTATCATGAAGGCAATGAAGTCTTTGAAATCAATCCTGAAAAAGGAAACCTTGATTTTGAATGTAAAATGA
- a CDS encoding glycoside hydrolase family 28 protein — protein MRDIVRRLMIGMLVGLFSCESEEINWVDLDRLESIPQANEVGALHLPYDIAPVEAPFPMPDFKRPEFPDFSLSILDLGAIPGEKVTHQIQSAIDSVSNKGGGKVIIPLGSWKSGRIILKSNVNLHFEDGAALYFSGELEDYRPAVFTRHEGVEVMSLGACIYAYREDNIAITGKGLLYGPEEGNVRNQMMTEDVVENFVPLDVPVEKRVYEGFDGESIFLPMFISPTECTNVFIEGITLERTAFWNIVPVYCDGVVIRGVTVHSVGIPRGDGIDIESSKNVLIEYSTLNNGDDCFTLKAGRGEDGVRVNKATENVVIRYCLAQEGHGGVTVGSETAGWIRNLYVHDCVFDNTGVGIRFKTRRPRGGGGEYLHYERIRMNLRHTAFRWDMLGSEMYVGELASRYPIRELDELTPAFRHIYAKDIIIENASTFVNVTGIPESPLEDFRLDNALVNSEKFFRADDAKNMVLSNLDVNSKDSVIYLLDSRDITFDQVRINGSGHSWYAAYEGSKTQPVQMKNSSPQRLIVLDDCCEK, from the coding sequence ATGAGGGATATAGTCAGACGCTTAATGATTGGGATGCTTGTAGGGTTATTTTCCTGTGAATCAGAGGAAATAAATTGGGTTGATCTGGACAGGCTAGAAAGCATCCCCCAAGCCAATGAAGTTGGGGCTTTGCACTTACCTTATGATATAGCGCCTGTGGAAGCTCCTTTTCCCATGCCGGACTTCAAAAGACCGGAATTTCCTGATTTTTCACTTAGCATACTTGATCTGGGAGCAATACCTGGTGAAAAAGTAACCCATCAGATCCAATCCGCTATAGACTCTGTGAGCAATAAGGGTGGCGGGAAGGTGATCATTCCCTTAGGCTCTTGGAAATCCGGAAGAATCATCCTCAAAAGCAATGTGAATTTACATTTTGAGGATGGAGCAGCGTTGTATTTCAGCGGAGAACTTGAAGATTACCGTCCGGCTGTTTTTACAAGACATGAAGGCGTGGAAGTCATGTCATTGGGGGCTTGCATCTATGCTTATCGGGAAGATAACATAGCGATTACCGGTAAGGGATTGCTGTATGGGCCGGAAGAGGGAAATGTCCGCAATCAGATGATGACCGAGGATGTTGTAGAAAATTTTGTTCCCTTGGATGTACCTGTGGAAAAGCGTGTGTATGAAGGTTTTGATGGAGAATCCATATTCCTTCCGATGTTTATCTCACCTACTGAATGTACTAATGTTTTTATAGAAGGGATTACTTTGGAAAGGACTGCATTTTGGAATATTGTGCCAGTTTATTGCGATGGGGTGGTTATCCGGGGAGTGACTGTCCACTCTGTGGGGATTCCTCGTGGCGATGGGATTGATATAGAATCTTCGAAAAATGTGCTGATCGAATATTCCACGCTGAATAACGGGGATGATTGTTTTACGCTCAAAGCTGGCAGAGGAGAAGATGGTGTACGTGTGAACAAAGCCACTGAGAATGTTGTCATCCGCTATTGCCTGGCACAAGAAGGGCATGGTGGAGTTACGGTAGGAAGTGAGACTGCCGGCTGGATCAGGAATTTGTATGTGCATGATTGTGTCTTTGACAATACTGGAGTAGGTATCCGATTCAAAACCAGAAGGCCAAGAGGAGGGGGAGGTGAGTACTTGCACTATGAGAGGATTAGGATGAACTTACGACACACCGCATTTAGATGGGACATGCTGGGAAGTGAAATGTATGTGGGTGAATTGGCTTCCCGATACCCTATTAGGGAATTGGATGAGTTGACTCCGGCTTTCAGGCATATTTATGCCAAGGATATCATCATAGAAAATGCTTCAACCTTCGTCAATGTGACAGGAATTCCAGAATCTCCCTTAGAGGATTTTAGATTGGATAATGCACTGGTAAACAGCGAGAAATTTTTTAGGGCGGATGATGCTAAAAACATGGTGTTGAGCAACCTGGATGTCAACAGCAAAGACTCTGTCATATACTTGCTGGATTCCAGGGATATTACATTTGATCAGGTTCGGATCAATGGATCTGGACACTCATGGTATGCAGCGTATGAAGGAAGCAAGACCCAACCGGTTCAAATGAAAAACTCATCACCTCAAAGGTTGATTGTGCTCGATGATTGCTGCGAAAAGTGA
- a CDS encoding DUF5703 domain-containing protein, with protein sequence MFFVLILCRNAYPQDLSFLDQYNPVWDSPSKNAGESMPVGGGDIGLNVWVEDGELFFYIGRSGAFDENNTLLKLGRTRIKLTPNPFEESDNFKQELVLKDGFLEIQAGDTKIGIWVDVHRPMIHLELESKQAISMTASYESWRYKDRLVTGKANNANSYKWAPQGEVITHADKIDFEENGVLFFHRNKSEPTVFDITVAQQKLEEVKEQLYNPISNLTFGGWMGGEGFVASQKSSGLYQDTDFEAWELKSEKPSKQHQMAVYLYTNQTTDQKQWLDELAQFKIGNKPNTWKKSKAETRKWWRDFWDRSYVVIDPNKRKGDSVWNAGKNYQLFRYMLACNAYGTYPTKFNGGLFTVDPFYTDSTYRLTPDHRNWGGGTMTAQNQRLVYFPMLASGDFDMLPSQLDFYLNLLKNAELRSKVYWGHEGASFTEQLENFALPNPAEYGWKRPEGYDPGMQYNAWLEYQWDTVLEFCLMMLELERFDGQDISKYIPFIESCLTFFDEHYQYLARNRGAKVYDQNGHLVLYPGTANETYKMAYNANSTISGLKVITQRLLELPAGYLEEDQKSRWEKFLAKIPPLNLREINGHTVLSPAKLWERVNNTESPQMYPVYPWKLYGLGLPNLDFAWNTWHHDPDVEKFRSHVGWKQDNIFAARMGMVGEAAEWTLKKMADSGRRFPAFWGPGFDWVPDHNWGGSGMIGIQEMLLQTHEDKIFLFPAWPKDWDVDFKLHAAYQTTITGSLRNGKLENLQVSPAYREKDIVNLLGYTKDQKLDLFQGEDK encoded by the coding sequence TTGTTTTTCGTACTTATTCTCTGCAGAAATGCATACCCACAGGATTTGTCTTTTTTGGATCAATACAACCCTGTGTGGGACTCCCCCAGTAAGAATGCCGGAGAATCCATGCCTGTGGGTGGGGGAGATATTGGCCTGAATGTATGGGTAGAGGATGGGGAATTGTTTTTTTATATCGGAAGATCCGGTGCTTTTGATGAAAACAATACGCTGCTCAAACTGGGTAGAACCCGAATCAAACTTACTCCAAACCCTTTTGAGGAATCGGATAACTTCAAGCAGGAACTGGTTTTGAAAGATGGTTTCCTCGAAATCCAAGCCGGGGATACCAAAATCGGGATTTGGGTAGATGTTCACCGGCCCATGATACACCTAGAACTTGAATCCAAGCAAGCGATCAGCATGACGGCCAGCTATGAATCCTGGAGGTACAAAGACCGCTTGGTTACAGGCAAAGCCAATAATGCCAACAGCTATAAATGGGCGCCCCAAGGGGAGGTGATCACCCATGCCGATAAGATAGATTTTGAAGAAAACGGGGTGCTGTTTTTCCATCGTAACAAATCCGAACCTACGGTTTTTGATATTACAGTTGCCCAACAAAAGTTGGAAGAGGTAAAAGAACAATTGTACAATCCCATATCGAACCTCACTTTTGGTGGATGGATGGGAGGAGAAGGCTTTGTGGCATCCCAAAAAAGCAGCGGACTGTATCAGGATACGGACTTTGAAGCTTGGGAGTTGAAAAGCGAAAAGCCATCGAAGCAGCATCAGATGGCTGTTTATCTATATACTAATCAGACCACTGACCAAAAACAATGGCTGGACGAATTGGCTCAATTCAAGATTGGAAATAAACCCAACACATGGAAGAAAAGCAAAGCTGAAACCCGAAAGTGGTGGAGAGATTTTTGGGATAGGAGCTATGTGGTGATAGATCCGAATAAGCGCAAGGGTGATTCAGTCTGGAATGCTGGTAAAAACTATCAGCTTTTCCGCTACATGCTGGCATGCAATGCTTATGGGACTTATCCCACCAAATTCAATGGGGGACTTTTCACGGTAGATCCATTCTACACAGACAGTACTTACAGACTTACCCCCGATCATAGAAATTGGGGTGGGGGAACCATGACTGCCCAAAACCAGCGGTTGGTCTATTTCCCCATGTTGGCAAGTGGTGATTTTGACATGCTGCCTTCCCAACTTGATTTTTACTTGAATTTGCTAAAAAATGCAGAATTGCGTAGCAAGGTTTACTGGGGACATGAAGGGGCGAGTTTCACGGAGCAGTTGGAAAATTTCGCTTTGCCCAATCCGGCAGAATATGGCTGGAAAAGACCTGAAGGATACGATCCGGGCATGCAGTACAATGCATGGTTGGAATATCAGTGGGATACTGTATTGGAGTTTTGCCTGATGATGCTCGAATTGGAGCGATTTGATGGGCAGGATATCAGCAAATACATCCCATTTATAGAAAGCTGTTTGACATTCTTTGACGAACATTATCAATACCTCGCAAGAAATCGGGGAGCAAAGGTTTATGACCAAAATGGACACTTGGTACTTTATCCCGGCACTGCGAATGAAACCTACAAGATGGCTTACAATGCCAATTCGACCATTTCAGGACTGAAAGTCATCACCCAAAGACTCTTGGAATTGCCAGCAGGATACTTGGAAGAAGATCAAAAATCCCGATGGGAAAAATTCTTGGCTAAGATTCCACCTCTGAACTTACGGGAAATCAACGGACACACCGTCCTTTCCCCTGCAAAACTCTGGGAAAGAGTCAACAATACTGAATCTCCACAGATGTACCCGGTTTATCCCTGGAAGCTGTATGGCTTGGGTTTGCCCAATCTGGATTTTGCTTGGAACACCTGGCATCATGATCCCGATGTGGAGAAATTCAGAAGTCATGTCGGCTGGAAGCAGGACAATATTTTCGCCGCCCGTATGGGCATGGTGGGTGAAGCAGCCGAATGGACACTGAAAAAAATGGCTGATTCAGGCAGGAGGTTTCCTGCATTTTGGGGGCCTGGATTCGATTGGGTTCCGGATCATAACTGGGGAGGATCTGGCATGATTGGCATTCAGGAAATGCTGCTACAGACACATGAAGACAAGATTTTCCTTTTCCCCGCATGGCCAAAAGATTGGGATGTTGACTTTAAGCTGCATGCCGCTTACCAGACTACCATTACCGGAAGTTTGAGAAACGGAAAACTCGAAAACCTGCAGGTAAGCCCGGCATATCGGGAAAAAGATATAGTTAATCTACTGGGTTATACTAAAGATCAGAAACTTGATTTGTTTCAAGGAGAGGATAAATAA
- a CDS encoding class I SAM-dependent methyltransferase encodes MNGKQLINRNIEVFYNNASEETRLNKGMGIFEFERIKSLIEKHIQVPAPIILDIGGGTGKYSEWLAKKGHQVHLVEPISKHIELAQNRSKKLKNRFSVHLGESRNLEFPDNFADLIILHGPLYHLQKQVDRDLSISEAKRVLKKGGIILGFAINYTSSTLAGLLNGLIHKRSFFEMCREELTKGNHNPPDDFPWLLAEAYYHRPEQLKEEFIKQELTYLNTYAVEGMAWLDKEYFANMLNDKKKKTLTELIQITENDSYLLAFSPHMMIAVKKQ; translated from the coding sequence ATGAATGGTAAACAGTTAATAAACAGAAATATTGAAGTTTTTTACAACAATGCTTCTGAAGAAACCAGACTTAACAAAGGAATGGGCATCTTTGAATTTGAAAGAATTAAATCGCTCATAGAAAAGCATATCCAGGTTCCTGCCCCAATAATACTTGACATTGGAGGTGGAACAGGAAAATATTCTGAATGGCTTGCAAAGAAAGGACATCAGGTTCATTTGGTGGAACCAATCTCCAAACATATTGAATTGGCTCAAAACAGATCCAAAAAGTTGAAGAATAGGTTTTCCGTTCACTTAGGCGAATCCCGAAATTTGGAATTCCCAGACAATTTCGCAGACCTTATAATTTTACATGGACCACTTTACCATCTTCAAAAACAAGTGGATAGAGATTTGTCCATTAGCGAAGCTAAAAGGGTATTAAAAAAAGGAGGGATTATTTTGGGTTTTGCTATTAATTATACCTCCTCAACTTTGGCAGGACTTTTAAATGGCTTGATTCACAAAAGATCATTTTTCGAAATGTGCAGGGAGGAATTAACAAAAGGCAATCATAATCCTCCAGATGATTTTCCTTGGCTTTTGGCTGAAGCCTATTATCATAGACCTGAACAGCTTAAAGAGGAATTTATTAAGCAGGAATTAACCTATCTTAATACATACGCAGTGGAAGGCATGGCTTGGTTGGATAAAGAATACTTTGCTAACATGTTAAATGATAAAAAGAAGAAAACACTAACAGAACTAATTCAAATCACAGAAAATGACAGCTATCTTTTAGCCTTTAGCCCACATATGATGATCGCTGTAAAAAAGCAGTAA
- a CDS encoding acyl carrier protein, with amino-acid sequence MKNYTDLRKISKVFHQYGIDLTGKRKYASFESDLRMDKVFVSGLIFELEYELRKQIEDDKVAGVQAPAEIIELLMS; translated from the coding sequence ATGAAGAATTATACTGATTTACGTAAAATATCCAAAGTCTTCCATCAATATGGAATAGACCTGACTGGAAAAAGAAAATACGCTTCTTTCGAGAGCGATTTACGGATGGATAAGGTGTTTGTGTCCGGTTTGATATTCGAACTTGAATACGAACTGAGAAAGCAGATAGAGGATGATAAGGTGGCAGGAGTACAGGCTCCAGCTGAGATAATAGAATTGTTGATGAGTTGA